Proteins from one Microbacterium faecale genomic window:
- a CDS encoding SDR family oxidoreductase: MSAHLSDPRTKYRPEAFPEDDGTQPGRIEETTPTPDHGEDSYRGAGRLTDRRALVTGGDSGIGRAVAIAFAREGADVAIGYLPEEQDDAEITASQVEAAGRRCVLLPGDVSDEKVARSAVIDAREQLGGLDLLVLNAAYQKQRDDDADIPTDEFDRVMRTNLYAPFWMTREALPLLPAGSSVIVTTSIQGFSPSPGLLDYAMTKAALVAFVQALAEQQGANGIRVNGVAPGPIWTPLIPATGWPDKLPKFGQDTPLGRAGQPAELAGAYVYLASEDASYVSGIVLGVTGGKHL; the protein is encoded by the coding sequence ATGAGCGCACATCTCTCCGATCCCAGGACCAAGTACCGCCCCGAGGCGTTTCCGGAAGACGACGGCACGCAGCCCGGCCGAATCGAGGAGACGACGCCTACGCCCGACCACGGCGAGGACTCCTATCGCGGCGCTGGACGCCTCACCGATCGGCGTGCCCTCGTCACCGGCGGCGACTCGGGTATCGGACGAGCGGTGGCGATCGCGTTCGCCCGCGAAGGTGCCGATGTGGCGATCGGCTATCTGCCGGAAGAGCAGGATGATGCCGAGATCACGGCCAGCCAGGTCGAGGCGGCTGGGCGACGCTGCGTGCTGCTCCCCGGCGACGTCAGCGACGAGAAGGTTGCTCGGAGCGCCGTTATCGACGCCCGTGAACAGCTCGGCGGGCTCGACCTTCTCGTCCTGAATGCGGCGTATCAGAAGCAACGCGATGACGACGCGGACATCCCCACCGACGAGTTCGACCGAGTGATGCGCACGAATCTCTATGCGCCGTTCTGGATGACGCGGGAGGCGCTCCCGCTCCTGCCCGCTGGCAGTTCCGTCATCGTCACCACGTCGATCCAGGGATTCTCGCCGTCGCCAGGTCTCCTCGACTACGCGATGACGAAGGCGGCACTCGTCGCCTTCGTTCAGGCCCTCGCCGAGCAGCAGGGCGCGAACGGGATCCGTGTCAACGGCGTTGCTCCCGGGCCGATCTGGACGCCCCTCATCCCGGCGACCGGCTGGCCCGACAAACTCCCGAAGTTCGGGCAAGACACGCCGCTCGGTCGCGCGGGGCAACCCGCCGAACTCGCGGGCGCGTACGTCTATCTTGCGTCCGAGGATGCGTCTTACGTCTCGGGGATCGTTCTCGGCGTCACCGGCGGAAAGCACCTCTGA
- a CDS encoding DUF7882 family protein: protein MGQLIYGSPGRAIEIDDDALAHLKLVATTKLRRGESFTFSWVNPAGEGPGRSTIWLHPAIPLTFEFDDAQPAELSTRWLEELAQSSHSTGGIRMDLSQPVPRE from the coding sequence ATGGGCCAGCTGATCTATGGAAGTCCCGGGCGAGCAATCGAGATCGACGACGACGCGCTCGCGCACCTCAAGCTCGTCGCGACGACGAAGCTCCGGCGCGGCGAGAGCTTCACGTTCTCGTGGGTCAATCCCGCCGGGGAGGGCCCGGGCCGGAGCACGATCTGGCTGCATCCCGCGATTCCGCTCACCTTCGAATTCGACGACGCGCAGCCCGCCGAGCTCAGCACTCGGTGGCTGGAGGAGCTGGCGCAGTCGTCGCATTCGACGGGTGGGATCCGCATGGACTTGTCACAGCCCGTGCCCCGCGAGTAG
- a CDS encoding DUF7882 family protein: MGKFIYDGSTKVDIEDRALAHVQVVIGTKLRRGEAFYFTWREEASVGDGRTSVWLHESIPLVYRFSGSRRPELNPAWLDALAYTANSSLGLHVVPEPAEGSTPPAGAMSE; this comes from the coding sequence ATGGGCAAATTCATCTACGACGGATCGACGAAGGTCGATATCGAAGACCGCGCGCTCGCGCACGTACAGGTCGTCATCGGGACAAAGCTGAGACGAGGCGAGGCCTTCTACTTCACGTGGCGTGAGGAGGCCAGCGTGGGGGACGGACGCACGAGCGTCTGGCTCCACGAGTCGATTCCTCTCGTCTATCGTTTCTCAGGGAGTCGGCGCCCCGAACTGAACCCCGCGTGGCTCGACGCACTGGCTTATACGGCAAACTCGTCTTTGGGGCTCCACGTCGTGCCGGAGCCCGCAGAAGGATCGACGCCGCCCGCCGGCGCGATGTCGGAATAA
- a CDS encoding DUF6098 family protein, with amino-acid sequence MTDPKKTRGRPLLMTPAPSMAICSSLDDLARLLNALGPLYVRYSRGPDVDASEQSKDGESGLPLPGLSVNPLSPERWWTRPLQHWLARQLMQYRHLEARDSGEFAWVLAGDEVARGPDCEPLLAGVVPIADVTEQLLNEADQVYAAVFDRGALPASGKGDAES; translated from the coding sequence ATGACGGACCCGAAGAAGACGCGCGGAAGACCGCTCCTGATGACGCCCGCGCCGTCGATGGCCATCTGCTCCTCCCTCGACGATCTCGCTCGACTGTTGAACGCGCTCGGCCCGCTCTACGTGCGCTACAGCCGGGGCCCCGATGTCGACGCAAGTGAACAGAGTAAGGACGGCGAGAGCGGACTGCCCCTTCCCGGCCTGTCTGTGAACCCGCTTTCGCCAGAGCGCTGGTGGACCCGCCCACTGCAGCACTGGCTCGCGCGCCAACTCATGCAGTACCGGCACCTGGAGGCCAGAGACAGCGGCGAGTTCGCCTGGGTCCTGGCCGGCGACGAGGTGGCGCGTGGTCCCGATTGCGAGCCGCTGTTGGCCGGCGTCGTCCCAATCGCCGATGTGACCGAGCAACTTCTGAACGAGGCTGATCAGGTGTACGCGGCCGTTTTCGACCGCGGTGCCCTTCCCGCTTCTGGCAAGGGAGACGCCGAAAGCTGA
- a CDS encoding YciE/YciF ferroxidase family protein, whose translation MSDTVLSATEEFVRLQLQHALTMEDDSLASLERLEQASRSPEVGELFRHHQEETKQQIENLHRVFGELGLPMLASPSPATKGIVQQAETLLAQAGPTRQDEAALTAALGSEHYEVAVYTALLASLTDGEPEVAYLLHSNLDQEHHTSNELAVCLRKRAH comes from the coding sequence ATGTCCGACACGGTTCTCTCCGCGACGGAGGAATTCGTTCGCCTGCAGCTGCAGCACGCGCTGACGATGGAGGACGACTCTCTTGCCTCGCTCGAACGGCTTGAGCAGGCCTCACGTTCGCCCGAGGTCGGGGAGCTGTTTCGCCACCACCAGGAGGAGACGAAACAGCAGATCGAGAATCTCCATCGTGTGTTCGGTGAACTCGGGTTGCCGATGCTGGCGTCCCCGTCGCCGGCGACGAAGGGCATCGTGCAACAGGCCGAGACGCTCCTGGCACAGGCGGGGCCGACGCGGCAAGACGAAGCCGCGCTGACCGCGGCGCTCGGCAGCGAACATTACGAGGTCGCGGTCTACACCGCGTTGCTCGCCTCTCTCACCGATGGGGAACCAGAGGTCGCGTACCTCCTGCACAGCAATCTCGATCAAGAGCACCACACAAGCAACGAGCTTGCGGTGTGCCTCCGGAAGCGGGCGCACTGA
- a CDS encoding cation diffusion facilitator family transporter → MTHRLGRTELPREQSEALRKAVFWEWFTIAYTGVGIVLVAFVVGGSQAMKAAWIEDMLTLVSQLAFLIALRFVRRPPSGRFPYGRHRAMAVGHLVSGVALFTVGAILAVDSASSLIMVEHPSIGSVRLFGQTIWLGWLMIAVMVVVAIGPLIHGRQKARLAPVLHDKALHADADMAKADWTTSLATIVGVLGVGIGLWWLDSAAALFISAGIVMDGVRNVRAAVSDLMDQRARTFDSTKPEPLIDAVLTRTMLHRWVRASGVRMRDMGHVFHIEVFIVPRRGRVKLDELEKLRSDIVALDWRAQDVVVTPVADLPDEARGDDA, encoded by the coding sequence ATGACACACCGACTCGGGCGAACCGAGCTTCCACGAGAGCAATCGGAAGCACTGCGCAAGGCCGTCTTTTGGGAGTGGTTCACCATCGCTTACACGGGCGTCGGGATCGTTCTCGTCGCTTTCGTGGTCGGCGGCTCTCAGGCGATGAAGGCGGCATGGATCGAGGACATGCTGACGCTCGTATCGCAGCTTGCATTCCTCATCGCGTTGCGATTCGTGCGACGACCACCGTCGGGGCGCTTCCCGTACGGCAGGCATCGTGCGATGGCGGTCGGGCACCTCGTTTCAGGAGTCGCACTGTTCACTGTCGGTGCGATCCTCGCCGTCGATTCCGCTTCGAGCCTGATCATGGTCGAGCACCCGTCGATCGGATCCGTTCGCCTGTTCGGGCAAACGATCTGGCTTGGCTGGCTCATGATCGCCGTCATGGTCGTCGTGGCTATCGGGCCCCTGATCCACGGGCGACAGAAGGCACGACTCGCCCCCGTGCTCCATGACAAGGCGCTCCACGCTGACGCGGACATGGCGAAAGCCGACTGGACGACGAGCCTGGCGACAATCGTCGGCGTGCTCGGGGTCGGCATCGGGCTCTGGTGGCTCGACAGCGCGGCGGCCCTCTTCATCTCTGCCGGAATCGTGATGGACGGAGTCCGGAACGTGCGCGCCGCGGTATCCGACCTGATGGACCAGCGCGCGCGGACGTTCGACTCGACGAAGCCAGAGCCTCTGATCGACGCCGTCTTGACGCGCACGATGCTTCACCGCTGGGTGCGAGCCAGCGGAGTGCGGATGCGGGACATGGGCCATGTCTTCCACATCGAGGTCTTCATCGTGCCGCGTCGAGGGAGAGTGAAGCTCGACGAACTCGAGAAACTGCGCTCGGACATCGTCGCGCTCGACTGGCGGGCACAGGATGTCGTTGTCACCCCCGTCGCGGATCTGCCCGACGAGGCTCGCGGAGATGACGCCTGA
- a CDS encoding transporter substrate-binding domain-containing protein, whose translation MLRKTTAIVALVMSFTALTACASIPADPDGTLEQIRDTGVLRVGASPAAPLVDTSGSEPRGILPETVRDYAASLGVDVTWSVDSEERLVAALERDEVDLVIGGITDASPWSSRAGITRSYPSLAPNGSDPISMLVPMGENALLVSLEEYLDEVTR comes from the coding sequence ATGTTGCGAAAGACAACCGCCATCGTGGCGCTGGTCATGTCGTTCACCGCGCTCACAGCCTGCGCATCCATCCCTGCAGATCCCGACGGGACTCTGGAACAGATCCGAGACACGGGCGTCCTGCGCGTCGGGGCGTCCCCGGCGGCGCCGCTCGTGGACACGTCCGGCTCAGAACCACGCGGCATTCTTCCCGAGACCGTGCGCGACTACGCCGCGTCCCTCGGCGTCGACGTGACGTGGTCGGTCGACAGCGAGGAGCGGCTCGTGGCCGCTCTGGAGCGCGACGAGGTCGACCTCGTCATCGGCGGGATAACCGATGCCTCTCCGTGGTCGAGCCGCGCCGGGATCACGCGCAGCTATCCGTCCTTGGCGCCGAACGGAAGCGACCCGATCTCCATGCTGGTGCCGATGGGCGAGAACGCTCTCCTCGTGTCACTCGAGGAGTACCTTGATGAGGTGACGCGATGA
- a CDS encoding CsbD family protein yields the protein MGLDDRISAKADKLKGSAKETYGKATDDESAVAEGKADQAKGETKEAFEDVKDRAKELKDDLADKFGDSNRDDERG from the coding sequence ATGGGACTCGATGACAGGATCTCCGCCAAGGCCGACAAGCTGAAGGGCTCAGCCAAGGAGACCTACGGTAAGGCCACCGACGACGAGAGCGCCGTCGCCGAGGGTAAGGCCGACCAGGCCAAAGGAGAGACGAAAGAGGCGTTCGAGGACGTCAAGGACAGAGCCAAAGAGCTGAAGGACGACCTCGCCGACAAGTTCGGCGACTCGAACCGAGACGACGAACGGGGCTGA
- a CDS encoding ATP-binding cassette domain-containing protein, which produces MRVPELTDHALRLDDLSVARGRGSSRVRAVDGVTLALPFGGAWCVSGPTGAGKSSLGAALSGQFRRDVSIVGGSALVCGIDARRPGRARSVLTYRTGYLSQDDGPALDPDRTVGETIVLPIVAREPRADRRRLAERIAHLLDEVRLPLGAADKFPHELSAGMRQRVALARALVMDPRLLIADEPLAGIDVEVRHVVRDAILRRREEWGMAVLAMTNDTGFADDIGAGRLVLDQAVVVAQRAPTGEPIVTPGNEGALAFLEV; this is translated from the coding sequence ATGCGTGTTCCCGAGCTGACCGACCACGCGTTGCGCCTCGACGATCTCAGCGTCGCCCGCGGCCGCGGTTCGTCCCGTGTGCGGGCGGTGGATGGAGTGACGCTGGCACTGCCGTTCGGTGGCGCGTGGTGCGTGTCCGGGCCGACGGGCGCCGGAAAATCTTCGCTTGGCGCTGCGCTGTCCGGACAGTTTCGCCGTGACGTGAGCATCGTCGGCGGATCCGCTCTCGTCTGCGGCATCGACGCACGTCGCCCCGGGCGCGCGCGGAGCGTGCTGACCTATCGGACGGGCTATCTGTCGCAGGACGACGGCCCGGCTCTCGACCCCGATCGCACGGTGGGCGAGACGATCGTCCTGCCGATCGTCGCGCGCGAACCGCGCGCCGACCGCCGCCGCCTCGCCGAGCGCATCGCGCATCTCCTCGACGAGGTGCGCCTGCCGCTCGGCGCCGCGGACAAGTTCCCGCACGAGCTGAGTGCCGGCATGCGCCAGCGCGTCGCACTCGCACGCGCGCTGGTGATGGATCCGCGGCTCCTGATCGCGGACGAACCACTGGCCGGAATCGACGTCGAGGTGCGCCACGTGGTGCGCGACGCGATCCTGCGCCGTCGCGAGGAGTGGGGCATGGCCGTGCTCGCGATGACCAACGACACCGGTTTCGCCGACGACATCGGCGCTGGTCGCCTCGTGCTGGATCAGGCCGTCGTCGTCGCACAGCGCGCGCCGACGGGCGAGCCGATCGTCACTCCGGGAAACGAGGGCGCACTGGCATTCCTCGAGGTGTGA